CATAACCGAAGGTATTCCTGTAAACGACATGGTGAAGGTGAAGGACTACATCGACGGAACGGACTCAACGCTAATCGGTCCAAACTGCCCTGGAATTATCACGGCAGGAGAGGCTAAAGTAGGTATCATGCCTGGCTTTATCTTCAAAAAAGGATCAATCGGTATCGTATCGAAGTCGGGAACCTTGACCTACGAAGCTGTAGACCAAATCACGAAAGCGGGAATGGGGCAAACCACCGCCATCGGTATCGGTGGAGATCCGATTATCGGAACTACCACCCTCGAAGCTGTTCAGCTCTTGATGGCAGATGAAGCTACGGAAGGAATCGTAATGATCGGTGAGATTGGAGGAAACCTTGAAGCCGAAGCTGCAAAATGGATCAAGGCGAATGGAACGAAACCCGTTGTTGGGTTCATAGCAGGAGAAACTGCTCCAAAGGGAAGAACGATGGGGCATGCAGGAGCGATAGTAGGTGGAGCTGATGATACGGCTCAAGCCAAAAAGGCCATCCTTCGCGAATGTGGAGTGCATGTGGTAGACAGCCCTGCGGAGATCGGAAAGAAAATGGCTGAAGTATTAGGCGTTACTGCTTAATTGCAAAGTTCTCGGTAGATTTTTTCAGAGAAAGAATCTATCGAATTGAAAACTGAAGATTACAGTGTAGTTCAATAAAATACAGGTTTGAAAAAAGCG
This genomic stretch from Cryomorphaceae bacterium 1068 harbors:
- the sucD gene encoding succinate--CoA ligase subunit alpha, which encodes MSVLVNKNSKVIVQGFTGSEGTFHASQMIEYGTNVVGGVTPGKGGQSHLDKPVFNTVQEAVDKTGADVTIIFVPPAFAADAILEAAYAGIKVIVTITEGIPVNDMVKVKDYIDGTDSTLIGPNCPGIITAGEAKVGIMPGFIFKKGSIGIVSKSGTLTYEAVDQITKAGMGQTTAIGIGGDPIIGTTTLEAVQLLMADEATEGIVMIGEIGGNLEAEAAKWIKANGTKPVVGFIAGETAPKGRTMGHAGAIVGGADDTAQAKKAILRECGVHVVDSPAEIGKKMAEVLGVTA